TTGACAGAGAGTACGAGTTACAGGTCTTGGCAAGGTTATCAGTTCAACATATTGGACCCTCGTTATATGGTTGTTTTCTAAATGGGCGCTTTGAGcaatttttggaaaacGCAACAACACTCACAAAGGATGATATCAGAGATTGGAAAACCTCTCAAAGAATAGCTAGAAGAATGAAGGAACTACACACTGGTGTGCCTTTATTAAGGTTTGAAAAGGAACAAGGATCTATGGCGTGGAACAAAATTGACCAATGGTTaaaggaaattgaaatgaATGGCGGGGATTGGATTTCGAACGATGATAATGTGCAACAGGTGTTTGGAGCTCCAAACTGGAAAGAGTTTAAAGAGTCCATAAGAAAATACAGGGAATGGTTGTTTGAAAATAGTAAGAGTCCATATGTATTTTGTCATAATGATGCACAGTATGGTAATTTATTATTTAGTGCACCAGTGATCAACAGCGAGAAAAACGATCTAAAGAAAAGTCTCGATGAATCAAATCTATCCACATCTTCGTTGTTTCCATCTGATTCTAGAGTATCTTTGAAGGAAATCATTAATCCAACGAAACAAGAGCAGAGTCAGGACTCAAAActtgttgttattgattttgAGTATGCTGGTGCTAATGTTGCTGCATATGATCTTTCAAATCACTTTTCAGAATGGATGTATGATTATAATAGTTCCACCCCTCATAAGTGTTTTTCAGACCAGTATCCTACTACTGAGCAGATGTTAAATTTTGTCTACTCATATGTTTCACATCTAAGAGGTGGTGTTAAGACTGATATAGACGATGATGCAAGATTACTCTACAATGATATTAAAAAATGGAGAGGTACAGTCCAACTGTTTTGGAGTTTGTGGGCACTAATTCAAAGTGGGAAGATTCAATTCCAAGAGCAGGAATCTACTAAGGTTGATGAAGGGTTGGTAGGTGAGAAATATATAATCAAGACCGAAGACACTGCGATAGACGAATTGGTAGATGACATAGATACAAACGATGTAATTGAGGCACCTGAAGGTGTAAGTATCGATACTTTTGACTATCTGGGTTATTGTACTGACAAGATTTCTGTGTTCTGGGGAGATATTATAGGATTCAACATCATAACAAAATCAGAATGTATTGAGAATAAGGTGAAATACCTAAGCACAGATTTATTGTGAATAGAGTTTATGATCGGTTAGTTGGTGTCGTTTTAACACTGTTTTGTTAATGGAGTTCTCTGATTTATTTGACTAGTTCTCTGATTTATATGACTAGTTCTTTCATTGTTCGCCCTTAGAATAATCGCAAAAGCGTATAACAGAAACTCATTATATAACAGTCATTTAAGATAGTTCTACATAATATTTGCATATATTTAAATTCGTAATCAAAAGTAATAAAAGCATTCATTTttaatagttttttttttatttttcgGTTACAGAAAGTTATATTGATAAGTGGATAATTTGAGGTATGATTACACGGCCTCTAGCGCATCTCTTTTTTAatcaaatttcaaagataataGCATAACAATGTCAGGAAATTCACTCGCTCATTTCACAACAGTGACTGTATATAGCATTCAGTTAAGTGATTAAGGTGTAAATCGTGGATATGTTATGGATTTTGAGCGGGCTCAAAAGAACTTTGATGCATTTGTGATTAATGGAGAAACAGATGAAACACCCAATGATGAGTTAAGGCATGAAAGTCAGCATTCAGATTTTGATACCTGTGGGACACAGGTTCCTGAAATGAACTTctctgatgatgataattcTGATTGCGGTAATAATGAGATTGACAGGCTCGCACATAATGCCACAGAAACTACAGATAAGGAAGGTGATGATAGCATTATTGTTACACAGGAACGAATTGCGGAAAACAGAAACAATTCGGTAATAGAAATAGAAGATGAGGACCAAATTGATCTAAGTGTGGTGAATAGTAAGGAGGAGGATAATATATTTCTCAACACTCAAATTCAAAGTCGATTAGATGACCATGAGAAGGATCTTCAACAAAAGGCTGTCTTGAAAAGCTTCAATTTTGAGTATGTTGATAAGGATGAGAGTCCCAATATGATGGGAAGTAGATATATAAGGAAAAAATctccaaagaagagaaattcAAGGAAAAATACTGAAGAGGCTATTCAAGCTAGTAAGTCGATCTCGAAAAGACAGAATAATGCGAACTCATTGTTACAGATATTGTCAGGAAAGAAATCTAAAGTTAATGCAATAATCAAGAATCAAAGATTCAAATATGAATCAAAAACTGGAGTATTGAAAAGGGCATCTCAGGTATCCAATTCAACAAGTACCACTTACGGAAAAGAAGAGTggaaacaaataaaaaatgtcTTGAGAACCCGATATTCAAAACTAGAAAATTCTGATGATAGGGAACTGGagaattttattaattacCTTTCGGAGCAACTAGAAAAAGAGCCTAATCTATGGACCAGCTCACAGATTGCTATATCTACAAATGAGAACAATGAGTCATATAGGCAAGACAGTATAGGTAGTTTATTGACTCTTTCTCAAGTAATGGGAGATAAATCAGCTATACTAGAGtctgatgatgaatatCCAGATGTTAGACCAAATGGAGAAAGTTTCTTCAAGTGTGCTGATGATTCTCAGCAATTAAAAGATGATCTCAATATTGTGTCTCAAACGAATTCTAATACAAATGTATCAGGAGTGGAATCAGTCCATGGCTTAGAAGGAAAGAATCTTTACAGTATGGGTGAAAAAGAAGAGGTGACGAATAAGATGACGGACTTTGTTAGTAAAGAAGTTGAGCAGTCTCAAGTGCCACTATTAAGTATTCACCGTCGGGGCCGAAACAATGGATCTTATTTTATATTCGATAGTTCTGATGAGTATAAGACTATAATCGAAATCGATAGTTCAATCAGACAGCCCATGGATAATAGTAATGAGCCCTCTATTACTAATCATCGTCGAACTCCAGTATTTTCTAAATCCCAGTCCATACTAGATCAGGAATGTGACTCCATTGAAGATATTAGCCTTTCTCAAGGTTCATTCAAGGCTGTTACCACGCTGATATCTCCTGTTAAAGACGGTTCTACGGCACAAAACTCGCAAGCTATGGATATTCCGACACAGTTCTCTGGAATTCCTAGGTTATTGGATTTGAAGACAGTTCCAAAATTACCTTTCGAAAGCTTCAACGAGAACTCAAAAGATTATCGAAtcattatttcaaaaaaaaagcttcTTGAGCTAAAACAAGCTATCAAACGACTAGCTAATATTGAATTGACAGAGGAACATGAAGTTCTTGGCAACATTGATGGTCAACCCGGTGAGGAATTATTTGCTGTTGTTCTCTCCATCAGCAACAACTTAGAGTTACTGAGCTCACCGGGTGTTGATACGCATACGAAGGAAAAATCTCCAAGCTTAGCCGAACTGCGGAAAGATCTCGATAAAATTGGACTTAAGCCAGTTCGGCTAAAGTCacaaataatagaaaatcTGGCGTCAGCTTCACAGGTTGTAACAGTTGATGAAAGTAACCAGAAGAAGGTTGGTGTTACATCGAAATCAGAAGTATTTGAATTCTTGACGCATCTAGTCAAGCAAGAACCTGATTTATTGACTAGAATATACTGTTTTCAACCAATTACTATGAACGATCTTATTAATAAACTACGGAATAAAGACTCTTTTGTTGACTTAATCGATGATGGAACTATTCGAGAATGGACAGATAAACTGGGTATTTGTATTCGGAGtaacaatttgaaagacTGAATTGTTTTGTGTTCTGTTTAAGAATGCATGtaatttaatatattatgtAATTCATAAGttctttttgcttttcatGTTTTGGCCGTAAAAATCGAACTGTCTGAtgctcaaaaaaaatatataggATTTTTAAAGTATAAAGATTCTTCATAAGTAGAACGATAATATTTCACATACTTGCGGTTGTTATTGATGTTTTAGTGCCACatgaagaacaaagagaTCTCAACAACACCTTAACATCAAAATTATACctatattaaatattcatGCCATTCAGTTTAGTCAGAAtcgatgaagatgatgtGTTAGAATACgtttttgaaagatatACTGCGATCAATTCAGACGCCGATTCTATACGCCAGGACCTGGGGATTCAAGATTCTAAATCAACTACTCtaaatattgaaattgcTCCACCAAAATCTTTAATCAATGATACCAATATAACTAAAAaaggcaaaaaaaagaaaggtaaTAAGAGCTCATCGGATTAtgatttttattcatttgaaataaaacaaaatgttACCAGTTTGCATTCAACTCGTGATAACGACAATTCAACTACCGGCTATGTCTTATGGTCTCTAACACCTGTATTTTGCGAATGGCTACTATATAACGAACAGGCATCACCTTTACACCGTGCTCAAATGGTTAACATATGCTCAttagagaagaaaattatACATGATATTGAGTTTCCATCCTTATTGAATGAGGACACAACGGTAATTGAACTCGGATCTGGTATTTCTTCAGTTTTACCCATTCTCTGCAGTAACTTTGTTGGAACTTATATATGTACAGACCAAAGAGGAATTCTGAATGGGTTGAAACAGAACATTGCGAATAACCTTGACCTAGTGAATAAGCGCACTATAGTATCTGAAACTTTAGACATTTCTAATATCCAAGAACAACCAACAAACTCTGACGACGAAACAATACCTATTAAACCCACTACTCAACTAGAAGTAGCAATTTTGGACTGGGAAACTTTTCCCAAATCTATCAAGAGTGGatcatcaaatatattgacaGATTTTGTGAAACCACACGGGACGATATTTCTATTGGCATTGGATGTAATCTACAATGAATATCTGATCAACCCATTTTTGCACACATTACACTCGATAATGTTCTACTACAAGAACCAAAGGGAGATCGTTGCTCTTGTTGGGATACATCTCAGATCAGATGACATTGTACAGGAATTTTTGGAGAAAGTAACTACAGAATTTCCTTTCAAATTACATGTCGTTGATGACCCACAATGGTCTCATTCCCGCTATGACATATACTACATCACTCTCTAAATTACAAATACATTTGGCCACCATTTTCACAACCAAAAGTATTTGAGAAACCCTCCCAGTTGCCAGATTTGAGTGCAGTTACTTCGCATTAAAACAAGAAGCAAATATATAGCAGATAGCAATTCACAGTATAGCCTTCGGAGTTATAAACACTTAAAACTGCAAATCACGGCATTATAACGTCAGGGTGTACGTGATTTCTATGCCACACAGCAGCGATGCAGTGCAAAAGTCGTAGGGGCTGAATTTGTCCTCTTTATCCCCAACGAAGAGGCACGAGTTTTTCAGCCTGGAagtgaaatttcaaaaagaaaatccaaaggaaaaaaaaatctgcATAACAAGAGTTTCAGTGATAAGTAGATGAGATGGGGGGAATATTGACCAGATAGTCATTCTGCGCTTAAAACGACTAGCGATCTCAACAGAATCTGGTAGATCCAAACTAACGCTATAACTGTTCTTGCTGGGAAAAGAATATCTTTCCAAGAAAATTAGCAACTTAGTCTGAACTTTTGTGACGGCATTACTCCAAGGGTCCTTGCATTCATTTTAGTTCTGGCAACACTAGAGAGACCCTATAGAggttcatttttattttcaaacgCACAGGTAGTTGAATTTATTGGTGTTGAAAAAAAGCGGTGCTGTTGACTATTTGGTATAAGTCCACGCCACTGCCATAACAACCATAGCTATAACAACTAaggaatttttttttgctgcatttacttttatttgttgttgCCCTAAGAAAGGCTTATTTTGCATTCATTATAGATTAATAATACTCCCAAAATAATCTCCGTTtgatttttaattaatttctCTTTATTGACCTgattatatgaaaaaacaataaagatCTAAGATACTACTGAACTGATAGGAACTACTAATACATAATGGCTGTATGGGAGCAATTAGAAGTTTCAAAAGCTCACGTAGCTTACGCATGTGTGGGTGTTTTCTCATCTATCTTCTCATTAGTATCACTTTTCGTGAAGGAGAAACTGTATATTGGTGAATCCACCGTGGCGGGTATATTCGGACTTATAGTGGGGCCCGTTTGTCTAGATTGGTTTAACCCATTAGAGTGGGGTAACTCTGATGTTATTACATTAGAGATTACTAGAATAGTTTTATGTTTACAGATTTTTGCTGTTGCCGTTGAACTACCACGAAAGTACATGAAGAAGCATTGGCTTTCAGTTACCATGCTACTAGTACCGGTAATGACTGCTGGTTGGTTAATTATTGGTCTGTTTGTATGGATTATCATTCCACACATCAACTTTCCAGCAGCTTTGTTAGTAAGTGCTTGTATCACTGCCACAGATCCTATTCTGGCACAGTCAGTGGTTTCAGGTAAGTTTGCCAAAAAGGTGCCGGGGCATTTAAGAAATTTACTATCAGCTGAATCAGGTTGTAATGATGGTATGGCATTTCCATTCATTTATTTATCCCTTAATTTAGTTCTTCACCCAGGAAGAGGAGGACTTATTGTTAAAGATTGGATTTGTATAACAAT
This is a stretch of genomic DNA from Nakaseomyces glabratus chromosome M, complete sequence. It encodes these proteins:
- the CKI1 gene encoding bifunctional choline kinase/ethanolamine kinase CKI1 (CAGL0M04367g~Ortholog(s) have choline kinase activity, ethanolamine kinase activity, role in phosphatidylcholine biosynthetic process, phosphatidylethanolamine biosynthetic process and cytosol, nucleus localization); this encodes MPLSEIEPHSPSAKKASGHRRSRRHSSIGSSSRKPSLTRNRSTLRLMRTISIESLNNDTFSASGGEDEDNSNSDYNDVSGTNQDLEDKIGNLSIKSGISQSSSDIKTTPAKKGSGGVSASSTDNSIEVPFVKVALDITLPQDYFKKDVANMIQSLKVPRWYARGLVESPLKMESLRLTKIAGAMTNAIFKVEYPALPSLLLRVYGSNNDMIIDREYELQVLARLSVQHIGPSLYGCFLNGRFEQFLENATTLTKDDIRDWKTSQRIARRMKELHTGVPLLRFEKEQGSMAWNKIDQWLKEIEMNGGDWISNDDNVQQVFGAPNWKEFKESIRKYREWLFENSKSPYVFCHNDAQYGNLLFSAPVINSEKNDLKKSLDESNLSTSSLFPSDSRVSLKEIINPTKQEQSQDSKLVVIDFEYAGANVAAYDLSNHFSEWMYDYNSSTPHKCFSDQYPTTEQMLNFVYSYVSHLRGGVKTDIDDDARLLYNDIKKWRGTVQLFWSLWALIQSGKIQFQEQESTKVDEGLVGEKYIIKTEDTAIDELVDDIDTNDVIEAPEGVSIDTFDYLGYCTDKISVFWGDIIGFNIITKSECIENKVKYLSTDLL
- the SLX4 gene encoding Slx4p (CAGL0M04389g~Ortholog(s) have 5'-flap endonuclease activity) → MDFERAQKNFDAFVINGETDETPNDELRHESQHSDFDTCGTQVPEMNFSDDDNSDCGNNEIDRLAHNATETTDKEGDDSIIVTQERIAENRNNSVIEIEDEDQIDLSVVNSKEEDNIFLNTQIQSRLDDHEKDLQQKAVLKSFNFEYVDKDESPNMMGSRYIRKKSPKKRNSRKNTEEAIQASKSISKRQNNANSLLQILSGKKSKVNAIIKNQRFKYESKTGVLKRASQVSNSTSTTYGKEEWKQIKNVLRTRYSKLENSDDRELENFINYLSEQLEKEPNLWTSSQIAISTNENNESYRQDSIGSLLTLSQVMGDKSAILESDDEYPDVRPNGESFFKCADDSQQLKDDLNIVSQTNSNTNVSGVESVHGLEGKNLYSMGEKEEVTNKMTDFVSKEVEQSQVPLLSIHRRGRNNGSYFIFDSSDEYKTIIEIDSSIRQPMDNSNEPSITNHRRTPVFSKSQSILDQECDSIEDISLSQGSFKAVTTLISPVKDGSTAQNSQAMDIPTQFSGIPRLLDLKTVPKLPFESFNENSKDYRIIISKKKLLELKQAIKRLANIELTEEHEVLGNIDGQPGEELFAVVLSISNNLELLSSPGVDTHTKEKSPSLAELRKDLDKIGLKPVRLKSQIIENLASASQVVTVDESNQKKVGVTSKSEVFEFLTHLVKQEPDLLTRIYCFQPITMNDLINKLRNKDSFVDLIDDGTIREWTDKLGICIRSNNLKD
- the RKM5 gene encoding S-adenosylmethionine-dependent methyltransferase (CAGL0M04411g~Ortholog(s) have S-adenosylmethionine-dependent methyltransferase activity and role in protein methylation) codes for the protein MPFSLVRIDEDDVLEYVFERYTAINSDADSIRQDLGIQDSKSTTLNIEIAPPKSLINDTNITKKGKKKKGNKSSSDYDFYSFEIKQNVTSLHSTRDNDNSTTGYVLWSLTPVFCEWLLYNEQASPLHRAQMVNICSLEKKIIHDIEFPSLLNEDTTVIELGSGISSVLPILCSNFVGTYICTDQRGILNGLKQNIANNLDLVNKRTIVSETLDISNIQEQPTNSDDETIPIKPTTQLEVAILDWETFPKSIKSGSSNILTDFVKPHGTIFLLALDVIYNEYLINPFLHTLHSIMFYYKNQREIVALVGIHLRSDDIVQEFLEKVTTEFPFKLHVVDDPQWSHSRYDIYYITL